The nucleotide sequence CACACGAGTCCTACTATGTCGACTTCAGAAAACATGTACAGagaaatctatctatctatctatctatctatctatctatctatctatctatctatctatctatctatctatctatctatctatctatctatctatctatctatctatctatctatctatctatctatctatctatctatctatctacctatacacacacacacacacatatatatatatatgtatatatatatatatatatatatatatatatatatatatatatatatatatatatatatatatatatatatatatataggaagtcagtggtaagatttgtccgtagtacagtgctcgatacgtctgcacgcagagcggagtatatgttgagggtagaagaaaatcaagtcgggtttttcgtctctacaagcctgtttcgtgagtaaatcactcgtcaggagatgttgatgtacatcaacatctctgcggtatagagcactgtcttagcagattgatcaAACGTAACATTTGCTGCCATTTGACAAAAAATGTCTGCAATGCAGAATTGATAGACTACGATTAGATACGTTAAATCTCACGACTTGGTCTATCAACCAActttttgttttgcattttgTGACTATACTACAATATATTCACATCGGAAGATATAAACAAACCGTAATCTGGCATTTATCTGTTGCAAAGCCAAAACGCCATCTACTTCTCCCAGAAGGACAATTCCCTGAAGAAAACAAGTAGTAGTATACCCTTTCCATCACTGCCATAATCCTACCATCGACGCCACACTACACACTGTCGGTTAATCCCCATAAGGAGTATACAATGCGAACCATCGACTACAGTCATGAAATCACACTCTGTAGATGTCAAGACTTGTCATTTTTTAGTCAGTGAGGTTATCCATCAATGCGTCGAATGTTCTACATTTCTTTTTGATACGGTAGTCATGGTAACGATGGTGAGACTGATATTTGCCACTGGTATGTATGTTCGCagcaatttcaaattcaatctCTGTATGACTGTTCGATGTAAGGGTCTAAATTAAGTGCTACATCCAAAGGGTAAACAAATCTTTATTTACAATGATAACTATCGGTCTGTACGTCGTAGCAAATCTGTTGCTGTTTCATCAATTGTGGCGGGAAAAAGTCTCAAAATAAatgcaacaaaatatataatcacAATTATCTAGGGAAGTGATCGGTACTCACAACATATGAACGAATTAGAGCGATTACAGTTTGAGGGAAAATAATAGGAGAATTTGGCATTACGCCATATCACATCGATCTGGGTCTGTTTTGATCGCCTGGTGATCAACATTCCGTAAATTTACAGTCTGTTGACTAGTCTAGACTAGTTCATGATTGATGTTTATTTgaattgtttacacatggacatcaagccagtgttcGTAGTACCATCAACACCTAGAGGTCAGGTGAttgaccaatctgattaaaatctcaGTGATGGGGTGAAGGCGGCTAAATGTCTTTATTCACCTCTAtgtccatcgttttgtgtcgtttgttcgaaggcggcgatcacccagaagaaaacaaatgacacaaaactatggaaatagaggtaaataaaggcatctagccgctttcaccacatcagattttaatccgaTCGGTGATTGACCTAATTAGAAGGATTCGACTATTTACAGAAagtgttttgtgtatttttcaatAGCTAATATTAGAAAATATAACGAAAGTACTGCAATTGAGGCTTCAATCAATCCACAGAATGGGTTTCTTCCAAATCCTGTTTTATTGACTGTGTACATGTTCATAGGGTTGtggtgtgagagagagagagagagagagagagagagagagagagagagagagagagagagagagagagagagagagagagagagagagagagagagagagagagagagatcgggctcagtgacagtgttattgatTACGTGTAGCGCAAGACTAAGCTGCAACACACAGATGGCCTCATTCATTACGTCGATATGAATTTCCTCCATAATTGCACATCTGTGATGATATCATAAAATTTATGCCGGATTTTGAACATTTATCTCTACATAATCAAATAAGAGGCTTGTTTTGAAACACAGATTATTACATTAATTGTTTCGTGCCTGGGTCCCCGGACAACAACACATATTCGTGATAACGGACTTAAACAACACGAACGAAAGTGCTATTGTATAATAACTAGCGTGTCACACTCTCTCCGCCAAATCAATGAATACTGAATTGTCAATTATCTCTGGTAAGGTCATCCGTGGCGAGCAATCAATAATAGTGATAGAACGAGACACTTTTTACATCGAATTTCCTGCATTAGTCAACctagtataatatatattcaccaGCCTTGTTTATGTACAGTGCTTCCAGGCTTTTTAGATAAACGCATACAAACACGAGTTAGAAAATGTTgggttttttgtgttttttatcaAATGCCAGCTGTATAGATAATTCATGAAGGACAAAATGAATTATTGAATAGGTgaaatcaataataataataataatgatatttttatttcacttgCGTTATACTAACCCAACTGAAGATGTTTCATATTCCTGGGTATAATATTATCTCACCTATTCGGTTTAATATGTGTTTTGCCACATTTCAAAAAATTGCATTATACGGCCCATGTTGTTTCGCGCCAAAACACAACTAAAGTCTCACGACATATTCCATCACCTACATCCATTTTAATCATGATTGTTGACAACCGTTTCCTGTCACTCGCCCATAAACCTTTCCGTATAATAAGAGTTGTTCTATTAATGTTTATCTCACACGAATCCGAAATAGCATAAATGACCACAAGCGAATAATTACCTGTGGTTGAATAACGCATACAGCCAGCAGTTTCAAAGGTTAAGTACGCCGAATTCCGTCGCGCATACGTTTGTGCGCAATAAAACCCCCTAGACTGACGAAAATATACGTGTGCGTCGGCCATTTTTTAGTTCTGCAGACGATCAATCGACGGTAACTAAGATGTTAAAATCCGGTagtggcaaattttggaaacgGAGTGAATTGTCACGTCGTCTAAAGGTAAAAGAAGCAACGGTGAAAAGGTGGCGTGTACAATCAGTAAGTGGGGACTATCCAAACCGTCCGTTGGATCCGGACTCGATTGCAAGTTCAACTAATGTTACGAATGCTGATAAAGACAAGCTGACAACAACGACCACCAAGGATGTCCCTTGGAATGAAGGTGTAAGAGTCGTCAATCTTGGAGTACTTGCTCAAGAGTTAGATTCGTGTAAAGTATGTCGTAACCATCTTCGTCTCATCAAGTGTACTGGCGAAACTAAGTACGGGGGAGGCAGTGTTTTACATGTTGAATGTCACAACTGCGGTGCCAATAATAACGTGTACACAAACAAAACCCATCGAAATGTCGGACAGAAGCGTGGAATGGCAGCTAGCCTTCGATATCAACACTAAAATAGCAACAGGTATGTGACATCgttgattttgatgaaaataagaTGTAACTACAATCGTTGTAATGGTGAATATGTATGCCATGGAGATCTGACCTCTATTTTCGGGTAAATACTAGTTACAGATTAGGAAATGAATCACATTCTTTCCACTTACATGATGTACTGTCTAATGCTATTATTTTGGTTACTATTTCACATACTTGTATTTAGTTGTCTCTCTGACTAATTGGGACTATGTTGATATATTTCTTGTATATATGCTTGGAATATCTGtaattgtataataatatacccTTTGTGATTTAAATATAGACTTCCAATCACAAAATCATACCGTTTCAGTGTGATACATAAAGCTTGatcaaatttataaataaagttCATTTTAGTGAAGTAACTACTTGTTCTCAAGTGTATATATAGATTGTAAGTATTCTCCTTTTTATCACCCCAAGGTATGATCAATGCAGGTATTGGTGAAACACATGTCAATACCATGTTTTCTTCCATGTCACTACCAACAATGCACAACCGAACACTGAAACGTAAAGAGAAATTAGCTGGGGAAGCTATTACCCATGTAGCAAAAAGATCCTGCCAGCAAGCTCTTAGAGATGAAGTGATGTCCTCAAAGAAACCATGGTATGTTATTGAAAtgtcacaaacacaaacacatacacacatgaaccAACCAAACTGATCAAGCTGTtagacatacaatgtagcagtaAAAAAATACTTCatagttcatatcataaatgAGCAATATTAAGTAATAGAAagttcactttttaaaaaattaatgtaatcatCTTTTCAATTGTCACAGTGAGCCTTATTgtcaaagtacaatgtataatacaatTGTATAAATACACGTATGATATCAGTAGGTTTAAACTGTTCTCAGATTTTGAATACAGTGGAGTCGATTATGGCTagataaagtaaaacattttgccCACTTATTTGCTTGGTTGTAATATGTCACCATATTTACTTCTCTCTTTCTTAGGATTGATGTATCATACGATGGGGGATGGCAAAAGAGAGGCAGTGGACGAGATTATAAAAGTTTATCCGGTGAGTATTTCATATGTGCGTGTACATTTAGattagaaatgtacaaaataatatgtCAGTCAATTGCACCTTTCAATTGGACAAATACTTTGCTATTGTTAGGATAGTTCAACACCAGCACTACAAACATCAACAGTTGTGTAACTACACTACCCTAGTTAGTCTTGTTGATAACAAAGTGCTTAGCAAATCTATGGCTCAGAAAGTAGCGGGGTCTGGTTTGTGTTATCAACATCTTCATTTAGCATATCAGAGAGATGGTTTCAATAGTTTAAGGGATTTATTTTCTGAAGATAGTGGTGGTACAGTAAGAGTTACCAAGTCTGACCGCATCATAAACAATGTTTGTAACTTTTTTAATAGTCTAACATGAGATATGTAATAagaatattgttcattttcatttttttcaggtAATAGTGAACAAGTTTGCATGATCGTTTGTCATATAAAAGGGCATAGATACTTGACTAACCATGTCaactaaattttgaaatgttttaaaaatcaattataATAGAAGAACAGTATGTTGAAAGAGATTGCAAATTCTTGACACTCTGTAATGTACTTTTTTGTAACCTGCTAGAAACCAAACATACGTAATGTGTATAGACATATTGGTAGAGAgatatatattagtattaaaattataataaaaagtCAGATTGTTCTCTCAGGAATGTTCTGTGTTTGTAAGTGAGTGATGTGTGTAGAAGTGTGAGGATATTGGAGCTGAAAACAGTTGCAATCATGCATATTGTGTAACATTATGATGAACAGTTtcacatattgaaaataacattggAATGCCCTATGCACAATGTTCAGTATAAGCCTCAGACTGTATATCTGAGAGTAAGCTAGGGGGCTTTggaaatattgcaaaaatatggCATCGACGTGTCTTTAACCTTGTCTACTGAGATTCCACAGTAGACCAAACATTGAAACTAGGTGACAATTGGGAAGGGacaaagtgacctttgaccgcTGATAT is from Glandiceps talaboti chromosome 1, keGlaTala1.1, whole genome shotgun sequence and encodes:
- the LOC144442215 gene encoding uncharacterized protein LOC144442215, giving the protein MLNVTTAVPIITCTQTKPIEMSDRSVEWQLAFDINTKIATGMINAGIGETHVNTMFSSMSLPTMHNRTLKRKEKLAGEAITHVAKRSCQQALRDEVMSSKKPWIDVSYDGGWQKRGSGRDYKSLSGNSEQVCMIVCHIKGHRYLTNHVN